One window of Gloeothece citriformis PCC 7424 genomic DNA carries:
- the queA gene encoding tRNA preQ1(34) S-adenosylmethionine ribosyltransferase-isomerase QueA, with protein sequence MINDRLLSSYDYQLPSELIAQTPVVPRDSSRLLIVDSLTTYSHSVFRDLGKWLLPGDLLVFNNTRVIPARLYGRKVTGSPVEILLLEEKSNLCWLALVKPGKRFKIGSEIEFYSSIAQGENQEVVLKAKVLERDETTGGRLLQFELKSDRSFWELLEQIGEIPFPPYISSSDAKASQYQTVYAQKSGAVAAPTAGLHFTNELLESLLSQGIDQAHVTLHVGVGTFRPVEVEDITQHLMHTEWVEVPEATVQKIEATKARGGRVIAVGTTVVRSLEGAAKETQPPDGKYLLPFRGKTDLFIYPGYSWGVVDGLITNFHLPKSSLLMLVSALIGRERLLSLYQVAIEERYRFYSFGDAMLILPSAVIK encoded by the coding sequence ATGATCAATGATCGATTATTGTCTAGTTACGATTATCAGCTACCGTCGGAATTAATTGCTCAAACTCCTGTTGTCCCTAGAGATAGTTCCCGTCTTTTGATAGTTGATTCTTTAACGACTTATAGCCATAGTGTTTTTCGAGATTTAGGAAAATGGTTATTACCGGGCGACTTACTCGTTTTTAATAATACTCGCGTGATCCCCGCCAGACTCTATGGGCGTAAGGTGACAGGTTCTCCTGTTGAAATTTTACTTTTGGAGGAGAAATCTAACCTCTGTTGGTTGGCTTTAGTCAAGCCGGGAAAACGGTTTAAAATTGGCTCAGAAATAGAGTTTTATTCCTCTATTGCTCAGGGAGAAAATCAGGAAGTTGTACTTAAGGCTAAAGTCTTAGAACGAGATGAAACCACAGGAGGTAGACTCTTACAGTTTGAGCTTAAAAGCGATCGATCTTTTTGGGAATTGTTGGAACAAATAGGAGAGATTCCTTTTCCTCCCTATATCAGTTCTTCAGATGCAAAAGCCTCTCAATATCAAACAGTTTACGCCCAAAAATCTGGGGCCGTTGCTGCTCCTACGGCAGGATTACATTTTACAAATGAACTTTTGGAAAGTCTACTATCTCAGGGTATAGATCAAGCCCACGTGACTCTTCATGTTGGGGTAGGGACATTTCGCCCTGTAGAAGTGGAGGATATTACTCAACATCTGATGCACACTGAATGGGTTGAAGTCCCGGAGGCGACAGTACAAAAAATAGAAGCAACCAAAGCCAGAGGAGGACGAGTCATCGCGGTGGGGACGACGGTTGTCCGGTCTCTGGAGGGAGCAGCGAAGGAAACTCAACCCCCTGACGGTAAGTATTTATTACCATTTCGAGGGAAAACTGATTTATTTATTTATCCTGGGTATAGCTGGGGTGTGGTTGATGGCTTGATTACCAATTTTCATTTACCTAAGTCTAGTTTGTTGATGTTAGTGAGTGCTTTAATTGGACGGGAACGGTTGTTAAGTTTATATCAGGTTGCTATTGAAGAAAGATATCGATTTTATTCTTTTGGGGATGCGATGTTGATCTTACCGTCAGCAGTGATTAAGTGA